From Ictidomys tridecemlineatus isolate mIctTri1 chromosome 2, mIctTri1.hap1, whole genome shotgun sequence, the proteins below share one genomic window:
- the LOC110598892 gene encoding uncharacterized protein LOC110598892 isoform X1, translating to MQETFWNLITIGKQWKNQAIDDHYNSRGNLRSQVLERLCEQKKDGQCGEILSHIIDSLVNKRSSGVKPSEHHMCREVTIADPSLAVPLTAHTGHKAHEYQEHGEKPYEYKEDEKALHDPQRFQKHERTHTAEKPHVCKHCGKAFSSSSYLKIHERIHSGERPYVCKQCGKGFSSSGDMKRHEQIHSGKKPHVCKHCGKAFSSSSYIKIHEQIHSAEKPYVCKKCGKSFSSSSQMETHEQIHSEEKHYVCKQCGKGFSTYRYMKRHEQIHNGVKPYTCKQCGKGFTTSRYMKRHVLIHSGEKSHVCKKCGKGFSTSKYLKIHERNHSEEKPYTCKQCGKAFRHSKAIRRHEKTHTGEKPYVCKQCGRGFSSSTNFKTHERIHSGEKPYVCKKCGKGFSSCNSIRIHERIHSGEKPYTCKQCGKAFSYYGSIRKHEKSQEHWRKTLCM from the exons ATGCAGGAAACCTTCTGGAATCTGATCACTATAG gaaaacaatggaaaaatcaGGCCATTGATGATCACTACAATTCCAGGGGAAATCTAAG AAGTCAAGTGTTAGAGAGACTCTGTGAACAGAAAAAAGATGGTCAATGTGGAGAAATCCTCAGCCATATAATAGATTCTCTTGTTAACAAGAGAAGTTCTGGAGTAAAACCAAGTGAACACCATATGTGTAGAGAAGTCACCATTGCTGATCCATCCCTAGCCGTGCCCCTGACAGCTCATACTGGACACAAAGCACATGAGTATCAGGAACATGGAGAGAAGCCATATGAATATAAGGAAGATGAGAAAGCCTTGCATGATCCCCAACGTTTCCAGAAGCATGAAAGAACTCACACAGCAGAGAAACCCCATGTGTGTAAGCACTGTGGAAAAGCCTTCAGTTCTTCCAGCTACCTTAAAATCCATGAACGAATTCACAGTGGAGAGAGACCTTATGTGTGTAAGCAATGTGGAAAAGGCTTCAGTTCTTCTGGTGACATGAAAAGGCATGAACAAATTCACAGTGGAAAGAAACCCCATGTGTGTAAGCACTGTGGAAAAGCCTTTAGTTCTTCCAGCTACATTAAAATCCATGAGCAAATTCACAGTGCAGAGAAACCCTATGTGTGTAAGAAATGTGGAAAAAGCTTTAGTTCTTCTAGCCAAATGGAAACACATGAACAAATTCACAGTGAAGAGAAACACTATGTGTGTAAGCAATGTGGAAAAGGCTTTAGTACTTACAGGTATATGAAAAGACATGAACAAATTCACAATGGAGTGAAACCCTACAcatgtaaacaatgtgggaaaggCTTTACTACTTCTAGATACATGAAAAGACATGTACTAATTCACAGTGGAGAGAAATCTCATGTATGCAAGAAATGTGGAAAAGGCTTTAGTACTTCTAAGTACTTGAAAATCCATGAACGAAATCACAGTGAAGAGAAACCCTATAcatgtaaacaatgtgggaaagctttcagGCATTCCAAAGCAATCAGAAGACATGAAAaaactcacactggagaaaaaccctatgtatgtaagcagtgtggaagaGGCTTTAGTTCTTCTACcaattttaaaacacatgaacGAATTCAtagtggagagaaaccctatgtaTGCAAGAAATGTGGAAAAGGCTTTAGTTCTTGCAACTCAATTAGAATACATGAACGAATTCAcagtggagagaaaccctatacatgtaaacaatgtgggaaagctttcagTTATTACGGTTCaatcagaaaacatgaaaagtctcaagaacactggagaaaaaccctatgtatgtaa
- the LOC110598892 gene encoding uncharacterized protein LOC110598892 isoform X2, whose protein sequence is MCREVTIADPSLAVPLTAHTGHKAHEYQEHGEKPYEYKEDEKALHDPQRFQKHERTHTAEKPHVCKHCGKAFSSSSYLKIHERIHSGERPYVCKQCGKGFSSSGDMKRHEQIHSGKKPHVCKHCGKAFSSSSYIKIHEQIHSAEKPYVCKKCGKSFSSSSQMETHEQIHSEEKHYVCKQCGKGFSTYRYMKRHEQIHNGVKPYTCKQCGKGFTTSRYMKRHVLIHSGEKSHVCKKCGKGFSTSKYLKIHERNHSEEKPYTCKQCGKAFRHSKAIRRHEKTHTGEKPYVCKQCGRGFSSSTNFKTHERIHSGEKPYVCKKCGKGFSSCNSIRIHERIHSGEKPYTCKQCGKAFSYYGSIRKHEKSQEHWRKTLCM, encoded by the coding sequence ATGTGTAGAGAAGTCACCATTGCTGATCCATCCCTAGCCGTGCCCCTGACAGCTCATACTGGACACAAAGCACATGAGTATCAGGAACATGGAGAGAAGCCATATGAATATAAGGAAGATGAGAAAGCCTTGCATGATCCCCAACGTTTCCAGAAGCATGAAAGAACTCACACAGCAGAGAAACCCCATGTGTGTAAGCACTGTGGAAAAGCCTTCAGTTCTTCCAGCTACCTTAAAATCCATGAACGAATTCACAGTGGAGAGAGACCTTATGTGTGTAAGCAATGTGGAAAAGGCTTCAGTTCTTCTGGTGACATGAAAAGGCATGAACAAATTCACAGTGGAAAGAAACCCCATGTGTGTAAGCACTGTGGAAAAGCCTTTAGTTCTTCCAGCTACATTAAAATCCATGAGCAAATTCACAGTGCAGAGAAACCCTATGTGTGTAAGAAATGTGGAAAAAGCTTTAGTTCTTCTAGCCAAATGGAAACACATGAACAAATTCACAGTGAAGAGAAACACTATGTGTGTAAGCAATGTGGAAAAGGCTTTAGTACTTACAGGTATATGAAAAGACATGAACAAATTCACAATGGAGTGAAACCCTACAcatgtaaacaatgtgggaaaggCTTTACTACTTCTAGATACATGAAAAGACATGTACTAATTCACAGTGGAGAGAAATCTCATGTATGCAAGAAATGTGGAAAAGGCTTTAGTACTTCTAAGTACTTGAAAATCCATGAACGAAATCACAGTGAAGAGAAACCCTATAcatgtaaacaatgtgggaaagctttcagGCATTCCAAAGCAATCAGAAGACATGAAAaaactcacactggagaaaaaccctatgtatgtaagcagtgtggaagaGGCTTTAGTTCTTCTACcaattttaaaacacatgaacGAATTCAtagtggagagaaaccctatgtaTGCAAGAAATGTGGAAAAGGCTTTAGTTCTTGCAACTCAATTAGAATACATGAACGAATTCAcagtggagagaaaccctatacatgtaaacaatgtgggaaagctttcagTTATTACGGTTCaatcagaaaacatgaaaagtctcaagaacactggagaaaaaccctatgtatgtaa